Proteins co-encoded in one Thermochromatium tepidum ATCC 43061 genomic window:
- a CDS encoding alpha-2-macroglobulin family protein → MPAPAPLSSIVRLALIGLACVWSLAATSAERSIELLPGIDYFGRDYATLKSISLDDCQTACLNDSRCRAFTYNTKAAWCFLKESHEEPRPFAGAVSGQVVERAVQVTGAEGTAPRPVSSQARLAELQFLPPRELAEARRLTAKLASAPAPGVKLATLTAQARTALQSNEPAQAAALYSQALNLAPEDPTLWMALAESSLAAAEAGDWDDRQRYRQQATAAAINTYTQALNDAERAAALALIARTLAQRQEWRAAIRANRAALALVDSPALRQVLDQQIAEHGFRIKGHDVESDAASPRICIQFSDPLDLRRPNLTDFVRVVGRTDLPIEAESKQICIDGVRHGERYQVLVRPGLPAADGEILIKGSELDIYVRDRAPMARFLGRAYVLPKGGEAAIPVVSVNTERLEAEVHRLGDRSLTQALEEGLLERPLGRWNLERIQERTGEAVWKGEIEVKSELNREVTTAVPVGALVPELKPGIYVLTVRPHTAPDDGDSLATQWFLVSDLGLTTLAGNDGLHALVRSLSSAKPLGGVELRLVAVNNEILGRATTDSAGHARFDPGLLRGSGGNAPALLVAESPAGDYAFLDLTQPPFDLSDRGVEGRLPPKPLDVYLVSDRGAYRPGETVHLTALVRDARARAVTELPITFIVKRPDGMESLRTLTQDQGQGGHATEVQLTKTAPRGTWRASVHADPEGPALAELAFLVEDFLPERLTFELDSSTPAIDPDDPPSLRLDARFLYGAPAGGLALEGEIQVKPTETLDAFPGYRFGLASETFEPVGGPLPEGRTDAAGHAEVPLDLPEIPPTSKLLEAEIQVRVLEPGGRPVERRLKRPLAAKQTRIGLRPLFEGAVEEGGHARFEAIALGADGRRQSLAGVRWTLVRLKTSFQWYTSDGTWNYEPITTTERVADGTLDLDAQDPGRIEVPVAWGRYRLTLSTSDGSVLPVDLEFESGWYVEPKTQDTPDLLKVVLDKPSYRVGDKARVRLEPRFPGIALVMVIDDRLIGMQAVEVPESGATLELPVTADWGPGVYITAALYRPMDLEARRMPARALGLTWAGVDPGARRLAVNLPETPQLSGTVRPRQTLEIPVQVEGVKPGSPVYVTVSAVDLGILNLTRYQPPAPDDWYFAQRRLGMEIRDLYGRLIDRMQGLPGVVRSGGDALNLTIEGPPPTEELLAYHSGIVKLDARGQARVAVDIPDFNGTVRVMAMAWGAEGVGHAVRDLTVRDPIVVTPTLPRFLAPGDRSRVLLSLDAVEGPGGEVGLAVAAEGGQVQVAPESARSSLTLAAGQRAQTSVALQAESVGEARLNIDLLTPDGQALRKTLRVPVRANAPRTSRTEAVTLQPGEGLTLDAERLADRVTGTGVLTVSIGGAGRLDVAGLLMALDRYPYGCAEQLTSRALPLLYLNEVAQAIGLAGEGGVRARVQAAIGEILAKQDSNGSFGLWGNDGGGDTWLDAYVTDFLTRAREKGYAVPEVPFQLALDNLHNGLSSTPDFSSGGEDIAYALYVLARNGRAAIGDLRYYADTKLDAFASPLAVAQLAAALAIQGDRPRAEGLFRTALGRFMQGHDDRRWRSDYGSLLRDGAGLLTLAAESDSSALNLQSLAQRLQALWASESYTSTQEQAWLLLAARALMQSSEQPALSVDGATQVGFFQRRLDESQLAVRPLSIVNRDTRPVEALVTVTGVPRVPEPPGGQGYRIERAYYDLDGRRVRLAEVEQGARLVAVLTVEASAPRQARLILDDPLPAGLEIENPHLIGAGDLAGIPWLGLESEAQHTEFRADRFIAAIDREADDPVRFQLAYRLRAVSPGVFAHPAATVEDMYRPSLRAWTGSGTVEVRELGR, encoded by the coding sequence ATGCCCGCTCCTGCGCCTCTCTCCAGCATCGTGCGTCTCGCACTGATCGGTCTGGCCTGTGTCTGGTCGCTTGCCGCCACGTCCGCCGAACGCTCCATCGAGCTCTTACCCGGCATCGACTACTTCGGGCGGGACTATGCGACCCTCAAATCCATCAGCCTGGACGACTGCCAGACGGCCTGTCTGAATGACAGTCGCTGTCGCGCCTTCACCTACAACACCAAGGCCGCCTGGTGCTTTCTCAAGGAGAGCCACGAGGAGCCCCGCCCCTTCGCGGGTGCCGTCTCCGGGCAGGTCGTCGAGCGGGCCGTTCAGGTGACGGGTGCCGAGGGTACGGCGCCGCGTCCCGTCTCATCGCAGGCGCGACTGGCCGAGCTCCAATTCCTGCCCCCGCGCGAGCTCGCCGAGGCGCGCCGACTGACCGCCAAGCTGGCGAGTGCGCCTGCGCCCGGGGTCAAGCTCGCGACCCTAACGGCCCAGGCGCGCACCGCGCTGCAATCCAATGAACCCGCTCAGGCCGCCGCACTCTACTCCCAGGCACTGAATCTGGCGCCGGAGGATCCGACTCTCTGGATGGCGCTGGCCGAGTCCTCGCTCGCCGCCGCCGAGGCGGGCGATTGGGACGACCGACAACGCTATCGTCAGCAGGCGACCGCTGCCGCCATCAACACCTATACACAGGCGCTGAACGACGCCGAGCGCGCCGCCGCGCTCGCGCTCATCGCCCGGACCCTGGCCCAGCGCCAGGAATGGCGGGCCGCGATCCGCGCCAATCGCGCCGCACTCGCCCTGGTCGATTCGCCCGCGCTGCGCCAGGTTCTCGATCAGCAGATCGCTGAGCATGGTTTCCGGATCAAGGGGCATGATGTCGAGTCGGACGCCGCCAGCCCGCGGATCTGTATCCAGTTCAGCGATCCGCTCGATCTGCGCCGGCCCAATCTCACCGACTTTGTGCGCGTCGTCGGTCGCACCGATCTGCCGATCGAGGCCGAGTCCAAGCAGATCTGTATCGATGGCGTGCGCCACGGTGAGCGCTATCAGGTGCTGGTGCGTCCCGGGCTGCCGGCCGCCGACGGCGAGATCTTGATTAAGGGCTCGGAACTCGACATCTATGTCCGCGACCGTGCGCCCATGGCCCGCTTCCTCGGGCGTGCCTATGTGCTGCCCAAGGGTGGCGAGGCGGCGATCCCGGTGGTCTCGGTCAATACCGAGCGTCTCGAGGCCGAGGTCCATCGACTCGGCGATCGCAGCCTGACCCAGGCGCTGGAGGAGGGACTGCTGGAGCGTCCGCTTGGACGCTGGAACCTAGAGCGCATCCAGGAACGCACCGGCGAGGCGGTCTGGAAGGGGGAGATCGAGGTCAAGTCCGAGCTCAACCGCGAGGTGACCACGGCGGTTCCGGTCGGGGCGCTGGTACCCGAACTCAAGCCCGGGATCTATGTCCTGACCGTGCGTCCGCACACTGCCCCCGATGACGGCGATTCGCTCGCGACCCAGTGGTTCCTGGTCTCGGACCTGGGTCTGACCACGCTGGCAGGCAATGACGGACTCCATGCCCTAGTCCGCTCACTCTCCAGTGCGAAGCCGCTCGGAGGGGTCGAGCTGCGTCTGGTCGCGGTCAACAACGAGATCCTGGGGCGCGCGACCACAGACAGCGCCGGCCATGCCCGCTTTGATCCCGGTCTGCTGCGCGGCAGCGGGGGCAATGCCCCGGCCCTCTTGGTGGCCGAGTCGCCCGCCGGCGACTATGCCTTTCTCGATCTGACCCAGCCGCCATTCGATCTGAGCGATCGGGGCGTCGAGGGGCGGCTGCCGCCTAAGCCGCTTGACGTTTATCTCGTCAGCGATCGCGGCGCCTATCGTCCGGGCGAGACCGTCCATCTCACCGCCCTGGTGCGCGACGCGCGCGCGCGGGCGGTGACGGAGCTCCCGATCACCTTCATCGTCAAGCGCCCGGACGGGATGGAGTCTCTGCGCACCCTGACCCAGGATCAGGGGCAGGGCGGGCATGCCACCGAGGTGCAACTGACCAAGACGGCCCCGCGCGGCACCTGGCGTGCCTCTGTCCATGCCGATCCCGAGGGGCCGGCCCTGGCCGAGCTGGCGTTTCTGGTCGAGGACTTCCTGCCCGAGCGCCTGACCTTCGAACTGGATTCATCCACTCCGGCGATCGATCCGGACGATCCGCCGTCGCTCAGGCTCGATGCCCGCTTCCTCTATGGTGCACCGGCCGGCGGTCTGGCACTGGAAGGCGAGATCCAGGTGAAACCGACCGAGACCCTGGACGCCTTCCCCGGTTATCGCTTCGGTCTGGCGAGCGAGACGTTTGAGCCGGTCGGCGGCCCGCTGCCGGAGGGGCGAACGGATGCCGCGGGTCATGCCGAGGTGCCCTTGGATCTGCCCGAGATCCCGCCGACCAGCAAGCTGCTGGAGGCCGAGATCCAGGTGCGGGTGCTGGAGCCGGGCGGGCGTCCGGTCGAGCGCCGGCTCAAGCGTCCGTTGGCAGCCAAACAGACGCGGATCGGACTCAGGCCGCTATTCGAGGGGGCGGTGGAGGAGGGCGGCCATGCCCGGTTCGAGGCCATCGCCCTCGGCGCGGATGGTCGGCGTCAGTCACTCGCCGGGGTGCGCTGGACCCTGGTGCGGCTCAAGACCAGCTTCCAGTGGTACACCTCAGATGGCACCTGGAACTATGAACCCATCACCACCACCGAGCGCGTGGCCGACGGCACCCTGGATCTGGATGCCCAGGATCCTGGACGGATCGAGGTCCCAGTCGCTTGGGGCCGCTATCGTCTGACGCTCTCGACCTCGGACGGTTCGGTGCTGCCGGTCGATCTGGAGTTCGAGTCCGGCTGGTACGTCGAACCCAAGACCCAGGACACACCGGATCTACTCAAGGTCGTGCTCGACAAACCAAGCTATCGGGTCGGCGACAAGGCGCGGGTACGGCTCGAACCGCGCTTCCCGGGGATCGCCCTGGTGATGGTGATCGACGATCGACTGATCGGCATGCAGGCGGTCGAGGTGCCCGAGTCTGGGGCGACCCTCGAACTCCCGGTGACCGCCGACTGGGGGCCGGGCGTCTATATCACGGCGGCGCTCTATCGCCCCATGGACCTGGAGGCGCGCCGGATGCCGGCCCGTGCACTGGGTCTGACCTGGGCGGGCGTCGATCCAGGGGCGCGTCGGCTGGCAGTCAACCTCCCCGAGACGCCCCAACTCAGCGGCACGGTGCGTCCGCGCCAGACCCTCGAGATCCCGGTCCAGGTCGAGGGGGTCAAGCCCGGATCGCCGGTCTATGTCACGGTCTCGGCGGTCGATCTTGGGATCCTGAACCTCACCCGCTATCAGCCACCCGCGCCGGACGACTGGTATTTCGCCCAGCGGCGGCTGGGGATGGAGATCCGCGATCTCTATGGCCGGCTCATCGACCGGATGCAGGGGTTGCCGGGCGTGGTACGCAGCGGCGGCGATGCATTGAACCTGACGATCGAGGGCCCGCCGCCGACTGAGGAGCTGCTTGCCTATCATTCGGGGATCGTCAAACTCGACGCGCGCGGTCAGGCGCGGGTCGCCGTGGATATCCCCGACTTCAACGGCACGGTGCGCGTCATGGCCATGGCCTGGGGCGCTGAGGGTGTTGGCCATGCGGTGCGCGATCTGACGGTGCGCGATCCGATCGTGGTCACCCCAACCCTGCCGCGCTTCCTGGCCCCAGGCGACCGCTCGCGTGTGCTACTCAGTCTGGACGCGGTCGAGGGGCCGGGCGGCGAGGTTGGGCTTGCGGTGGCCGCTGAAGGCGGTCAGGTCCAGGTCGCGCCTGAGTCGGCCCGCTCCAGTCTGACCCTGGCGGCAGGCCAGCGTGCGCAGACCAGCGTCGCGCTTCAGGCCGAGTCGGTCGGGGAGGCGCGTCTGAACATCGACCTGCTGACCCCGGACGGTCAGGCCCTACGCAAGACGCTGCGCGTACCAGTGCGCGCCAATGCGCCACGCACCAGCCGTACAGAGGCTGTAACGCTCCAGCCAGGTGAGGGACTGACCCTGGACGCCGAACGGCTCGCCGACCGGGTGACTGGAACTGGCGTCTTGACGGTCTCGATCGGTGGGGCTGGACGGCTGGATGTCGCCGGGCTCTTGATGGCGCTCGACCGCTATCCCTACGGCTGTGCCGAACAGCTCACCAGCCGGGCGCTCCCCTTGCTCTATCTCAATGAGGTTGCCCAGGCCATTGGACTGGCCGGCGAGGGCGGGGTGCGCGCGCGGGTGCAGGCGGCGATCGGCGAGATCCTGGCCAAGCAGGACAGCAACGGCAGCTTCGGCCTCTGGGGCAACGATGGCGGCGGCGACACCTGGCTCGATGCCTATGTCACCGATTTCCTCACCCGGGCGCGCGAAAAGGGCTATGCAGTGCCGGAGGTCCCCTTCCAACTGGCGCTCGACAACCTACACAACGGCCTCAGCAGTACCCCGGACTTCAGCTCAGGCGGCGAGGACATCGCCTATGCCCTCTATGTGCTGGCCCGCAACGGACGCGCCGCGATCGGCGACCTGCGCTACTACGCCGACACCAAGCTCGATGCCTTCGCCAGCCCCCTGGCCGTCGCCCAGCTGGCCGCCGCGCTTGCCATCCAGGGCGACCGCCCCCGTGCCGAGGGGCTGTTTCGGACCGCGCTTGGTCGGTTCATGCAGGGCCACGACGATCGGCGCTGGCGTTCGGACTATGGCTCGCTGCTGCGCGATGGGGCCGGGCTGCTGACACTGGCCGCCGAGAGCGACTCCTCGGCGCTGAACCTCCAATCGCTCGCCCAGCGGCTCCAGGCGCTCTGGGCGAGCGAGTCCTATACCAGCACCCAGGAACAGGCCTGGCTGCTGCTTGCCGCCCGGGCACTGATGCAGTCGAGCGAACAGCCAGCCCTGAGCGTCGATGGGGCGACGCAGGTGGGCTTTTTCCAGCGTCGCCTCGATGAGTCCCAACTCGCCGTGCGCCCATTGTCGATCGTCAATCGCGACACGCGTCCGGTTGAGGCCTTGGTGACGGTGACGGGCGTGCCCCGCGTGCCCGAACCGCCCGGCGGTCAGGGCTATCGGATCGAGCGCGCCTATTACGATCTGGATGGACGGCGGGTCCGGTTGGCGGAGGTCGAGCAGGGCGCGCGTCTGGTCGCGGTGCTGACGGTTGAGGCGAGCGCGCCACGTCAGGCGCGCCTGATCCTCGATGATCCCTTGCCGGCGGGCTTGGAGATCGAAAATCCCCACCTGATCGGCGCCGGCGACCTCGCGGGCATCCCCTGGCTCGGGCTGGAAAGCGAGGCTCAACACACCGAGTTTCGCGCCGATCGCTTCATCGCGGCCATCGACCGGGAGGCCGACGACCCGGTACGGTTCCAGCTTGCCTATCGGCTGCGTGCGGTCTCGCCCGGTGTCTTCGCCCATCCGGCTGCAACGGTCGAGGACATGTACCGGCCCAGTCTGCGCGCCTGGACCGGGAGCGGCACGGTCGAGGTGCGCGAGTTGGGACGCTGA
- a CDS encoding NAD-dependent epimerase, with protein MKILITGSAGFIGSALSMRLLERGDTVIGVDNLNDYYDVRLKEARLARTLDHPNYTDVRLDIADGAGLAEVFHVHRPERVVNLAAQAGVRYSLTNPMAYVHTNLLGFANVLECCRRYGVEHLVYASSSSVYGANTQMPFSVHDNVDHPLSLYAASKKANELMAHTYSHLYRIPSTGLRFFTVYGPWGRPDMALFKFTRAILAGEPIQVFNYGRHRRDFTYIDDIVEGVIRVLDRVPEGNPDWSGSRPDPASSRAPYRVYNIGNNQPVELLEYISVLEQCLGRKAEMELLPLQPGDVPDTFADVTDLVRDTGYKPTTPVAEGVARFVEWYLDFYPTARLG; from the coding sequence ATGAAGATCCTGATCACCGGCAGCGCCGGTTTCATCGGTTCGGCCCTCTCAATGCGCCTACTCGAACGCGGCGACACCGTGATCGGGGTCGACAATCTCAACGACTACTATGACGTCAGGCTCAAGGAGGCACGGCTGGCGCGCACCCTCGATCATCCGAACTACACCGACGTGCGGCTCGATATCGCAGACGGCGCCGGACTGGCCGAGGTCTTCCACGTCCATCGCCCCGAGCGCGTGGTGAATCTGGCCGCCCAGGCCGGGGTGCGCTATTCGCTTACCAATCCCATGGCCTATGTCCATACCAACCTGCTCGGCTTTGCCAATGTCCTGGAATGCTGTCGCCGCTATGGGGTCGAGCATCTGGTCTACGCCTCAAGTAGCTCGGTCTATGGCGCCAATACCCAGATGCCGTTTTCGGTCCACGACAATGTCGACCATCCGCTCAGCCTCTATGCCGCCAGCAAAAAGGCCAATGAACTGATGGCCCACACCTATAGCCATCTCTACCGGATCCCGAGCACCGGGCTGCGTTTCTTCACCGTCTACGGGCCCTGGGGCCGACCGGACATGGCACTGTTCAAGTTCACCCGCGCCATCCTCGCCGGCGAACCGATCCAGGTCTTCAATTACGGTCGCCACAGACGTGACTTCACTTATATCGACGACATCGTCGAGGGCGTGATCCGCGTGCTCGACCGGGTGCCCGAAGGCAACCCCGACTGGTCCGGATCCAGGCCCGACCCGGCCAGCAGCCGCGCGCCCTACCGCGTCTACAACATCGGCAACAACCAGCCGGTCGAGCTGCTGGAATACATCTCGGTCCTGGAGCAGTGCCTGGGCCGCAAGGCCGAGATGGAACTGCTCCCGCTCCAGCCGGGTGATGTCCCAGACACCTTCGCCGACGTCACAGACCTCGTCCGCGATACAGGCTATAAACCCACCACACCCGTGGCCGAGGGCGTGGCGCGGTTCGTGGAGTGGTATCTGGACTTCTATCCCACGGCACGTCTCGGGTGA
- a CDS encoding nucleotide sugar dehydrogenase yields the protein MDTPFHSDLATTQIGILGLGYVGLPLAVEFGKRYRTLGFDINAARIAELRAGRDSSLEVEPDELRTASRLEYTDTIEPLADCHVLIVTVPTPINAHKQPDFGPLESASRAIGSILKPGRIVIYESTVYPGATEEVCIPILERLSGLTYNRDFYAGYSPERINPGDKAHRLTTIKKVTSGSTPEVARFVDALYASIISAGTHLASSIRVAEAAKVIENTQRDLNIALVNELALIFNRLGLDTLEVLEAAETKWNFLPFRPGLVGGHCISVDPYYLTYKAQEIGYHPEVILAGRRVNDGMGAYVAGEVIKRLARNGRLNRDSRVLVLGLTFKENCPDLRNTRVIDILAELRDYGLSCDVCDPWANPTEAEHEYGLKLVEQPEHGVYEAIILAVAHRQFADWGAERLRAFGKPGAILYDVKSVLPREAVDGRL from the coding sequence TTGGACACCCCCTTTCATTCGGACCTCGCCACGACCCAGATCGGGATTCTGGGGCTCGGCTATGTCGGGCTCCCGCTCGCCGTCGAGTTCGGCAAAAGGTATCGGACCCTTGGGTTCGACATCAACGCTGCGCGCATCGCCGAGCTGCGCGCCGGGCGCGATTCATCGCTCGAGGTCGAGCCGGACGAACTGCGCACCGCCAGCCGACTCGAATACACCGACACCATCGAGCCGCTCGCCGACTGTCATGTCTTGATCGTCACCGTGCCGACGCCGATCAATGCCCACAAACAGCCGGATTTCGGTCCGCTCGAATCGGCCAGCCGCGCCATCGGTTCCATCCTCAAGCCGGGTCGGATCGTCATCTATGAGTCCACCGTGTATCCAGGGGCGACTGAGGAGGTCTGCATCCCCATCCTCGAGCGTCTCTCGGGCCTGACCTACAACCGTGACTTCTATGCCGGTTACAGCCCAGAGCGCATCAACCCTGGCGATAAGGCACATCGTCTGACCACCATCAAGAAGGTCACCTCAGGCTCCACACCTGAGGTTGCGCGCTTCGTGGATGCACTCTATGCCTCTATCATCAGCGCCGGTACTCATCTGGCCAGCAGCATCCGCGTCGCCGAGGCGGCCAAGGTGATCGAAAATACTCAGCGCGATCTCAATATCGCGCTTGTCAACGAGCTGGCACTGATCTTCAACCGTCTAGGACTGGATACCCTGGAGGTACTGGAGGCGGCCGAGACCAAGTGGAACTTCCTGCCCTTTCGTCCCGGATTGGTCGGCGGACACTGTATCAGCGTCGACCCCTACTATCTGACCTACAAGGCGCAGGAGATCGGCTACCACCCCGAGGTCATCTTGGCCGGGCGGCGCGTCAACGACGGCATGGGGGCCTATGTCGCCGGGGAGGTCATCAAGCGGCTGGCACGCAACGGCAGACTCAACCGGGATAGCCGGGTGCTGGTCTTGGGCCTGACCTTCAAGGAGAACTGCCCGGATCTGCGCAACACGCGCGTCATCGACATCCTCGCCGAGTTACGGGACTATGGTCTGAGCTGTGATGTCTGTGATCCCTGGGCCAATCCGACCGAGGCCGAGCACGAGTATGGCCTCAAACTGGTCGAGCAGCCCGAGCACGGCGTCTATGAGGCCATCATCCTGGCCGTGGCCCATCGCCAATTCGCCGACTGGGGTGCCGAACGCCTCCGCGCCTTCGGTAAGCCGGGCGCCATCCTCTATGACGTCAAATCCGTGCTCCCACGCGAGGCGGTCGACGGACGGCTGTAA
- the ilvA gene encoding threonine ammonia-lyase, biosynthetic: MPDSYVDRILKARVYDVAVETPLTLAPQLSARLGNTVLLKREDLQPVFSFKLRGAYNKLIHLDAEARGRGVIAASAGNHAQGVALGANRLGLQATIVMPRTTPLIKVRSVRAQGSKVVLHGDSYDEAYAHARELVDEKGLTFIHPFDDPDVIAGQGTIGMEILRQHPEPPDAIFVPVGGGGLIAGISAYVKWLYPEVRIIGVEPEDAPTLHAALAAGEPVTLPQVGLFADGVAVRKIGVETFRIARARVDAVVLVTADEICAAIKDIFDDTRGIAEPAGALAVAGLRRWVETTDTRNAHLIAIESGANINFDRLRHVAERAELGEHREALFAVEIPERPGSFLSFCRALGRRQITEFNYRYADSRRAQVFVGIELTKGEDERAELIARLTEKEFRVLDMTDNETAKQHIRFMVGGHAPGLEHERLVRIEFPERPGALLDFLSGLGKRWNISLFHYRNHGAAYGRVLMGLQIPPEEYPDLEHTLAGLGYPHWDETDNPAYRIFAGNG; this comes from the coding sequence ATGCCTGACTCCTATGTCGACCGCATCCTCAAGGCGCGTGTCTATGATGTCGCTGTCGAGACCCCGCTCACCCTCGCGCCGCAACTCTCGGCGCGCCTGGGCAATACCGTGCTGCTCAAGCGCGAGGACTTGCAACCGGTGTTCTCATTCAAGCTGCGCGGGGCCTACAACAAACTCATCCATCTCGACGCCGAGGCACGCGGGCGCGGTGTGATCGCCGCGAGCGCCGGCAATCATGCGCAGGGCGTGGCGCTTGGCGCCAATCGACTCGGACTCCAGGCGACCATCGTCATGCCACGCACCACGCCGCTGATCAAGGTGCGCTCGGTGCGCGCCCAGGGCAGCAAGGTGGTGCTCCACGGCGATTCCTATGATGAAGCCTATGCCCATGCCCGCGAACTGGTGGACGAGAAGGGACTGACCTTCATCCATCCCTTCGACGATCCGGACGTCATCGCCGGTCAGGGCACCATCGGGATGGAGATCCTGCGCCAGCATCCCGAGCCGCCAGATGCCATCTTTGTCCCGGTCGGCGGTGGCGGGTTGATCGCCGGTATCTCGGCCTATGTCAAATGGCTCTATCCCGAGGTCAGGATCATCGGTGTCGAGCCGGAGGACGCGCCGACGCTCCATGCCGCACTGGCTGCCGGTGAGCCTGTCACCCTGCCCCAAGTTGGACTGTTCGCCGATGGTGTAGCGGTCCGGAAGATCGGTGTAGAGACCTTCCGCATCGCGCGCGCGCGCGTCGATGCGGTGGTGCTGGTGACTGCCGACGAGATCTGCGCCGCGATCAAGGACATCTTCGACGACACGCGCGGAATCGCCGAGCCGGCCGGGGCACTGGCTGTGGCCGGACTCAGGCGCTGGGTCGAGACCACGGACACACGCAACGCCCATCTGATCGCCATCGAGAGCGGGGCCAACATCAATTTCGACCGGCTGCGCCATGTCGCCGAACGCGCCGAACTGGGCGAGCATCGCGAGGCCCTGTTTGCGGTCGAGATCCCCGAACGTCCCGGCAGCTTCCTCAGCTTCTGTCGCGCGCTCGGCAGACGCCAGATCACCGAGTTCAACTATCGCTATGCCGACAGCCGCCGCGCCCAGGTCTTCGTCGGGATCGAACTGACAAAGGGCGAGGATGAGCGTGCCGAGCTGATCGCCCGCCTGACAGAAAAGGAGTTCCGGGTACTGGACATGACCGACAACGAAACGGCCAAGCAGCATATTCGCTTCATGGTCGGGGGGCATGCACCTGGTCTGGAACACGAGCGGCTGGTGCGGATTGAGTTCCCCGAGCGTCCAGGCGCCCTGCTCGATTTTCTGAGCGGGCTCGGCAAGCGCTGGAATATCAGCCTCTTTCACTATCGCAACCATGGCGCGGCCTATGGACGGGTGTTGATGGGGTTGCAGATCCCACCCGAGGAGTATCCAGACCTCGAACACACACTCGCCGGCCTGGGCTATCCGCACTGGGACGAGACCGACAACCCCGCCTATCGGATCTTTGCCGGCAACGGCTAA